The Verrucomicrobium spinosum DSM 4136 = JCM 18804 DNA segment ACGTGCGGCGCTCCTCATCCTCGTCAAAGTGGATGTTCGCCTCCCGGTCCTGCTGCTTCTTCCGCCGGCGGAACTGGTCCAGGATGCGCCAGCGCGCCTGGTTCAGCAGGAAGCTCTTAAAGGACCCCTGGCTCGTGTCGAACTTCTTCTTCTGCAGGTTCTTCGCCACGCCGATAAAGGTCTCCTGCACCACATCACTCGCCTCGTCATCGCTCAGGCCAGACTTGCGCGCCACGTGGAAGACAAAGCCCGAGTACGTCCGGTAGAATTCATCCCAGCTCGACCAGTCAGACCAGTTGTCGAGCTTCTCGATCAGGGTCTTTCTTGTCTGGGGAGAATTGCTGATCTTCTCCTCTTTATCTACAGGCTCGGCCATGGGTTCCCCAGCTTAGGCATTCCGCCGGAGACTGGCAAAGCATCTTTGCCGAAAACCCTCGCCCCTGAAAGAGGACGGACCGGGACGGCGTTAGTTTTGATCCCCAAAAATCCCGGCAAGCCGCCATCTAGCGCGGCTTGTTTGCTTCTGTGACATGGCTCCCCTTTCGCGACTTTCCATCCCTACCTCCAGCGTCTGCCTGGCCGCCCTGGCCCTGACGTGCTGTACCCCGGGCCAGATGCGGAAATCCGCCGACCGGGAGGTGTTTGGCATCCTCAGGCACAAGTCCGCAGGCGTGCCCAATGCCGGCACC contains these protein-coding regions:
- a CDS encoding sigma-70 family RNA polymerase sigma factor; this encodes MAEPVDKEEKISNSPQTRKTLIEKLDNWSDWSSWDEFYRTYSGFVFHVARKSGLSDDEASDVVQETFIGVAKNLQKKKFDTSQGSFKSFLLNQARWRILDQFRRRKKQQDREANIHFDEDEERRTSPIDRCADPQGVTLEKLWDKEWKSQIMEIALRRVRTMVSPRQFQIFSCYVINGWTPERVKEELGVNAAQVYLAKHRVGRLLKKEAARLSAEGQR